A genomic stretch from Bacteroidales bacterium includes:
- a CDS encoding T9SS type A sorting domain-containing protein translates to TIAKLPQANPGGDLSLSCSDYDIPNGKWLPVELTNTITGDYESILWSTNGDGTFSDPTAVAPLYNPGLADIWKGDIELCVTVQGVEACQTSDTKCMMLYIPQQLIYFDVDGWWGISSYLDTDLPLVSQVMDPLVLIPGSQHLVTMVDKQGKYFWAEPVPAQGTLGNWMPIGYKAKIKNPPACLPIYGDSLLNQTFTVSGASTFLPVLTNVPVPIDELLAGHLNDILLIFDWSKKVLWTPQAADFTELYPGRAYLMTNRVATGAYTIEYPDFVPDAPHLYPATSPKAAVIHNSPWQQEINTAVPHIMLFDDKVMNKLNHGDILGVFDSQGNCYGQAEYGTEGVFSLIAMGRNNQLRDERAGFETGEKMFMRKYNAITQGHQAVTFVYDTDFPSSDGLFAENGASRVVDIIETATSVNDDLTLNSVTIYPNPANSELNIKAGSNIRKVELLNSVGQIVMSQSFDANQIRLDVSQYKAGLYIVAITQSTGDVITRRVTIY, encoded by the coding sequence AACCATTGCCAAGCTTCCCCAGGCCAATCCTGGCGGCGACTTATCTCTGTCATGTAGCGATTACGACATCCCCAATGGGAAGTGGCTGCCGGTAGAACTCACCAACACCATCACGGGCGATTACGAATCAATACTATGGTCGACAAATGGTGATGGTACCTTTAGCGATCCTACAGCAGTGGCTCCGCTATACAATCCCGGCCTTGCCGATATTTGGAAAGGCGACATCGAGCTGTGCGTAACGGTACAGGGCGTGGAAGCCTGCCAGACGAGCGACACCAAGTGCATGATGCTTTACATTCCGCAGCAGCTCATCTATTTTGATGTTGATGGATGGTGGGGAATTTCTTCCTATCTCGACACCGATCTGCCATTGGTATCACAGGTAATGGATCCGCTGGTACTCATTCCCGGATCGCAGCATCTGGTGACCATGGTCGACAAGCAGGGTAAATACTTCTGGGCTGAGCCGGTTCCTGCACAAGGAACTTTAGGCAATTGGATGCCCATAGGCTACAAGGCAAAGATTAAGAATCCTCCTGCCTGTCTGCCTATTTATGGCGACTCGCTGCTCAACCAGACTTTTACCGTGAGTGGTGCCTCCACCTTCCTACCGGTGCTCACCAACGTGCCCGTGCCAATCGATGAACTATTAGCCGGTCATCTCAACGACATACTGCTCATCTTCGACTGGAGCAAAAAAGTGCTGTGGACCCCTCAGGCTGCCGACTTTACGGAGTTATATCCCGGTCGTGCCTATCTGATGACAAACCGGGTGGCTACAGGTGCATACACCATCGAGTATCCTGATTTTGTTCCCGATGCACCGCATCTTTATCCCGCTACTTCGCCAAAGGCCGCTGTGATACATAACTCGCCGTGGCAGCAGGAAATCAATACTGCTGTGCCGCACATCATGCTCTTTGACGACAAAGTGATGAACAAACTCAACCACGGTGACATACTGGGTGTCTTCGATAGCCAGGGCAATTGCTACGGTCAGGCCGAATATGGCACAGAAGGCGTATTTAGCTTGATAGCTATGGGTCGCAACAACCAATTGCGCGATGAGCGGGCAGGTTTTGAAACCGGCGAAAAGATGTTCATGCGCAAGTACAATGCAATCACACAAGGGCATCAGGCGGTAACATTTGTTTATGATACCGACTTCCCCTCGAGTGATGGATTGTTTGCAGAAAATGGAGCTTCGCGCGTTGTGGATATTATCGAAACTGCAACCAGTGTGAACGATGACCTGACGCTGAACAGTGTCACGATTTACCCCAACCCGGCCAACAGCGAGCTGAACATCAAAGCAGGCAGCAATATCCGCAAGGTGGAATTGCTCAATAGCGTAGGCCAGATCGTCATGAGTCAGAGCTTTGATGCAAATCAGATACGTCTGGATGTGTCGCAATACAAAGCCGGGCTCTATATCGTAGCTATCACACAATCCACCGGTGATGTCATCACCCGAAGGGTTACCATCTATTAG